Proteins from a single region of Macaca thibetana thibetana isolate TM-01 chromosome 4, ASM2454274v1, whole genome shotgun sequence:
- the NUS1 gene encoding dehydrodolichyl diphosphate synthase complex subunit NUS1, with amino-acid sequence MTGLYELVWRVLHALLCLHRTLTSWLRVRFGTWNWIWRRCCRAASAAVLAPLGFTLRKPPAVGRNRRHHRHSRGGSCLAAAHHRMRWRADGRSLEKLPVHMGLVITEVEQEPSFSDIASLVVWCMAVGISYISVYDHQGIFKRNNSRLMDEILKQQQELLGLDCSKYSPEFANSNDKDDQVLNCHLAVKVLSPEDGKADIVRAAQDFCQLVAQKQKRPTDLDVDMLGSLLSSNGCPDPDLVLKFGPVDSTLGFLPWHIRLTEIVSLPSHLNISYEDFFSALRQYAACEQRLGK; translated from the exons ATGACGGGGCTGTACGAGCTGGTGTGGCGGGTGCTGCACGCGCTGCTCTGTCTGCACCGCACGCTCACCTCCTGGCTCCGCGTTCGGTTCGGCACCTGGAACTGGATCTGGCGGCGCTGCTGCCGTGCCGCTTCTGCCGCGGTCCTAGCGCCGCTCGGCTTCACGCTCCGCAAGCCCCCGGCAGTCGGCAGGAACCGCCGTCACCACCGGCACTCGCGCGGGGGGTCGTGCCTGGCCGCCGCCCACCACCGGATGCGCTGGCGCGCGGACGGCCGTTCCTTGGAGAAGCTGCCTGTGCATATGGGCCTGGTGATCACTGAGGTGGAGCAGGAACCCAGCTTCTCGGACATCGCGAGCCTCGTGGTGTGGTGTATGGCCGTGGGCATCTCCTACATCAGCGTCTACGACCACCAAG gtattttcaaaagaaataattccAGATTGatggatgaaattttaaaacaacagcaagaaCTTCTGGGCCTAGATTGTTCAAAATACTCACCAGAATTTGCAAATAGTAATGACAAAGATGATCAAG ttttaaaTTGCCATTTGGCAGTGAAGGTGCTGTCCCCGGAAGATGGAAAAGCAGATATTGTGAGAGCTGCTCAGGACTTTTGCCAGTTAGTAGCCCAGAAGCAAAAGAGACCCACAGATTTGGATGTAGATATGTTAGGCAGTTTACTTA GTTCAAATGGTTGTCCTGATCCTGATTTAGTATTGAAGTTTGGTCCTGTGGACAGCACATTAGGCTTTCTTCCCTGGCACATCAGATTGACTGAGATTGT ctCTTTGCCTTCCCACCTAAACATCAGTTATGAGGACTTTTTCTCTGCCCTTCGTCAGTATGCAGCCTGTGAACAGCGTCTGGGAAAGTAG